Proteins encoded together in one Bacteroides zoogleoformans window:
- a CDS encoding tetratricopeptide repeat protein, translating to MNKILFLALSCVIALAAYGQNSVEDTLQVRNDSLSVGSHAEFSAENQESNITKAKGDSAYIRNDYASAIRIYEDLLKKGEASEVYYNLGNCYYKIDNIARAILNYERALSLQPGNADIRANLEIARAKTVDKIASVPEIFFVVWTKALINMLSVDAWAKLGVVFFILFLISCCLFFFSKQVIVKKVAFFAGSVWLILVVLSNVFAAQQKRQLTERNDAIVLVPSVTVRSTPSESGVGLFILHEGCKVEIKDNSMREWKEIRLEDGKVGWVPDVSIERI from the coding sequence ATGAACAAGATATTATTTTTAGCTCTTAGTTGTGTGATAGCTTTGGCTGCTTATGGTCAGAATTCTGTAGAAGATACATTGCAAGTTCGCAATGATTCGCTTTCTGTTGGTTCTCATGCGGAATTTTCAGCAGAAAACCAAGAAAGCAATATTACAAAGGCCAAAGGGGACAGCGCTTATATACGGAATGATTATGCTTCTGCCATCCGGATTTATGAGGATCTGTTGAAGAAAGGTGAAGCTTCCGAAGTATATTATAATTTAGGGAACTGTTACTATAAGATAGATAATATAGCCAGAGCAATCTTGAATTACGAGCGTGCTTTGTCGTTGCAGCCGGGCAATGCCGATATTCGTGCCAACTTGGAGATAGCACGTGCAAAAACAGTCGATAAGATTGCTTCGGTTCCGGAAATCTTTTTTGTGGTGTGGACTAAGGCTTTGATAAATATGCTCAGTGTAGATGCATGGGCCAAATTGGGAGTCGTGTTTTTTATACTTTTTCTCATATCATGTTGTCTCTTTTTTTTCTCAAAGCAGGTTATTGTGAAAAAAGTGGCTTTCTTTGCCGGATCTGTATGGTTGATATTGGTCGTTTTGAGCAATGTATTTGCAGCGCAGCAGAAACGTCAATTGACTGAACGAAATGATGCCATAGTGTTGGTACCCAGTGTGACAGTGCGTAGTACCCCCAGCGAAAGTGGTGTGGGATTATTTATCCTTCATGAAGGATGCAAGGTTGAAATCAAGGATAATTCCATGCGTGAATGGAAAGAAATTCGTCTGGAAGACGGTAAGGTAGGGTGGGTGCCTGATGTTTCAATAGAAAGGATTTAA
- a CDS encoding BatD family protein, translating into MRKIVFLWMVLITVSVKLFADDKVSFTASAPDVVAVGDQFRLSYTVTTQKVRDFRAAPSIKGFDILMGPSRSEQSSVQIINGQTTSTGSITFTYILMATSEGNFSIPGATITADGNQLISNSVRVRVIPADQAANAASGNGSKQSGGVAGRASSGASVSNTDLFITVTADKTTVFEQEAFLLTYKIYTLVDLRTFDNVKLPDFKGFHSQEVELPTDRRWELEHYKGRNYQTTIYRQFVLFPQQSGKLTIDAARFDASIAKRTQISDPFEAFFNGGSNYVEVKKMILTPQMTIDVKSLPAGKPTGFSGGVGEFNITSSINSTKVKTNDAVTVKLVISGTGNLKLLSNPEVKFPEDFEVYDPKVDNKFRLINSGLSGSKVIEYLAIPRNAGTYKIPAVSFSYFDINTRSYKTATTEEYELNVEKGAGNAEQTIANFTNKEDLKVLNEDIRFIKQNDVQLSQRGDFFFGSFIYWLFYLIPGIIFIIFFIVYRKQIAANSNVAGMRTKKANKVAVKRMKQAGKLLADNKKDAFYDEVLKALWGYISDKLNIPVSRLSRDNIEEELRNYGVDDGLINEFLETLNDCEFVRFAPGDDNQAMDKVYSASLKVISKMENSIKR; encoded by the coding sequence ATGAGAAAAATAGTTTTCTTATGGATGGTGCTGATAACAGTCAGCGTGAAACTTTTTGCTGATGATAAAGTGTCATTTACTGCATCCGCCCCTGATGTGGTGGCGGTAGGAGACCAGTTCAGACTGTCGTATACAGTGACTACACAGAAAGTAAGAGACTTCCGTGCTGCTCCATCGATTAAAGGATTCGACATATTGATGGGCCCCAGCCGCTCGGAACAAAGCAGTGTGCAGATAATCAATGGTCAGACAACTTCGACCGGAAGCATTACGTTTACTTATATCTTGATGGCTACTTCGGAAGGTAATTTTTCTATTCCGGGTGCAACCATTACAGCCGATGGTAATCAGTTGATATCAAATTCTGTACGTGTGCGGGTTATTCCTGCAGATCAAGCCGCTAATGCCGCATCAGGAAATGGTAGCAAACAAAGTGGAGGAGTGGCCGGTCGTGCTTCTTCGGGAGCATCGGTGTCGAATACAGACTTGTTTATTACTGTTACCGCCGATAAAACCACGGTGTTTGAGCAAGAAGCTTTCTTGCTGACATACAAGATATATACGTTGGTCGATTTGAGAACATTTGATAATGTGAAACTTCCTGATTTTAAGGGATTTCATTCTCAGGAAGTGGAACTTCCTACTGATAGAAGATGGGAACTGGAGCATTATAAAGGCAGAAACTATCAGACAACAATCTATCGTCAGTTTGTGCTGTTTCCGCAACAATCGGGTAAGTTGACGATAGATGCTGCTCGTTTCGATGCTTCTATTGCCAAGAGAACACAGATATCCGACCCTTTTGAAGCATTTTTCAATGGAGGGAGCAATTATGTGGAGGTGAAAAAAATGATTCTGACTCCTCAAATGACAATTGATGTAAAATCATTACCGGCAGGTAAACCGACAGGTTTTTCAGGAGGAGTAGGAGAATTCAATATAACTTCTTCCATCAATAGTACCAAGGTTAAGACCAATGATGCGGTCACAGTGAAACTGGTTATATCGGGTACCGGTAATTTGAAATTGCTGTCTAATCCCGAAGTTAAATTCCCTGAGGATTTTGAAGTATATGATCCGAAAGTCGACAATAAGTTCCGCCTGATTAATTCTGGACTTTCCGGCAGTAAAGTGATTGAATATTTGGCAATTCCACGCAATGCCGGAACCTATAAGATTCCGGCTGTATCGTTCAGCTATTTCGATATAAATACTCGTTCATATAAAACCGCGACTACGGAAGAATATGAACTGAATGTGGAAAAGGGAGCAGGTAATGCAGAACAAACCATTGCTAATTTTACGAACAAGGAAGATTTGAAGGTTCTGAATGAAGATATCCGTTTCATTAAACAAAACGATGTACAACTATCTCAAAGAGGAGATTTCTTCTTTGGCTCTTTCATATATTGGTTGTTTTATTTAATACCGGGCATTATATTTATAATCTTCTTCATTGTATATCGTAAACAGATAGCTGCCAATTCGAATGTTGCAGGAATGCGTACCAAGAAAGCCAACAAGGTTGCTGTGAAACGAATGAAGCAGGCCGGAAAATTACTGGCTGACAATAAAAAAGATGCTTTCTATGATGAAGTATTGAAGGCTCTTTGGGGGTATATCAGTGATAAGTTGAATATTCCGGTTTCTCGCTTGTCCAGGGATAATATTGAAGAGGAACTACGTAACTATGGCGTTGATGATGGGCTGATAAATGAATTTTTAGAGACATTGAACGATTGTGAGTTTGTTCGCTTCGCTCCTGGAGATGACAATCAAGCCATGGATAAGGTTTATTCGGCTTCATTGAAGGTTATCAGTAAAATGGAAAACTCAATCAAACGTTAA
- a CDS encoding vWA domain-containing protein — translation MVFANIEYLFLLLLLIPYIVWYIMKRKKNEAALQISDARVYAHTPKSYKNYLLHVPFVLRIIALVLIILVLARPQTTNSWQNSEIEGIDIMLAMDISTSMLAEDLKPNRLEAAKDVAAEFINGRPNDNIGITLFAGESFTQCPLTVDHAVLLNLLKDMKCGLIEDGTAIGMGIANAVTRLKDSKAKSKVIILLTDGVNNKGDISPLTAAEIAKSFGIRVYTIGVGSNGMAPYPYPVGGTVQYVNMPVEIDEKTLTQIAGTTEGNYFRATSNSKLKEVYEEIDKLEKTKLNVKEYSKRKEEFRRFALVAFLCLLLEVLLRNSILKKIP, via the coding sequence ATGGTTTTCGCCAATATTGAATATTTGTTTTTGCTGCTGTTGCTTATACCTTATATCGTATGGTATATCATGAAACGGAAGAAAAATGAAGCTGCACTTCAGATTTCAGATGCTCGTGTATATGCGCATACTCCCAAAAGCTATAAGAACTACTTGCTGCATGTGCCGTTTGTGTTGCGCATCATTGCTTTGGTTTTGATTATTTTGGTTTTGGCGCGTCCACAAACTACCAATAGCTGGCAAAACAGTGAGATTGAAGGCATTGATATTATGCTTGCCATGGATATTTCTACCAGTATGTTGGCCGAAGACTTGAAGCCGAACCGGCTGGAAGCAGCCAAAGATGTGGCGGCAGAGTTCATAAATGGCCGTCCGAATGATAACATCGGCATCACCTTGTTTGCCGGAGAAAGTTTTACACAGTGTCCGTTGACGGTAGATCATGCTGTTTTGTTGAATTTGCTTAAGGATATGAAATGTGGGCTGATTGAAGACGGAACGGCTATCGGCATGGGAATTGCCAATGCGGTTACTCGCTTGAAGGATAGCAAAGCCAAATCAAAGGTGATTATTCTGTTGACGGATGGTGTCAACAATAAAGGTGACATCTCTCCTTTAACCGCTGCTGAAATTGCCAAAAGCTTTGGCATTCGTGTTTATACCATCGGCGTGGGAAGCAATGGCATGGCTCCCTATCCTTATCCGGTAGGGGGAACAGTGCAGTATGTCAATATGCCGGTTGAAATTGATGAGAAGACTTTGACGCAGATTGCCGGCACCACCGAAGGTAACTATTTCCGTGCAACCAGTAACTCGAAACTGAAAGAAGTGTATGAAGAGATAGATAAACTGGAAAAGACAAAACTGAATGTGAAGGAATACAGCAAGCGTAAGGAAGAGTTCCGCCGGTTTGCATTGGTTGCTTTCTTGTGCCTGTTGCTGGAGGTTTTGTTGCGTAATTCTATCTTGAAGAAGATTCCATGA
- a CDS encoding DNA-binding protein: MRTITFNELRKIKDALPTGSMHRIADELGLNVDTVRNFFGGHNFKEGKSVGIHLEPGPDGGLVMIDDTTVLERALKILDEVGNDATEPIQV, translated from the coding sequence ATGAGGACAATAACATTTAATGAATTACGTAAGATTAAGGACGCATTACCCACCGGAAGCATGCATAGAATTGCCGATGAATTAGGACTGAACGTTGATACGGTAAGAAATTTCTTCGGTGGACATAATTTTAAAGAAGGAAAAAGTGTTGGAATCCACTTGGAGCCCGGGCCGGATGGGGGATTAGTTATGATTGATGACACTACGGTATTGGAACGTGCTTTAAAAATATTGGATGAGGTGGGTAATGATGCAACAGAACCCATTCAAGTATAA
- a CDS encoding tetratricopeptide repeat protein: MLQKKYIGIFSLLFLTVSVSAQKAERDLIRKGNRFFKDSVYVNAEVNYRKALEVNPKSTVSMFNIGNTLAHQNKLKEAMEQYVAATKLEKDKSRLSQIYHNMGVILHSQKDYAKAVEAYKESLRNNPKDDETRYNLALAQKMLNDQQKQNQNQEQNQDKNEQQKEQEKQKQNQNQDKNQEQQQQPPAKPEKNENEMSKDNAEQLLNSIMQDEKEVQDKVKKQQVIQGGRLEKDW; the protein is encoded by the coding sequence ATGTTACAAAAAAAATATATCGGAATATTTTCCTTGTTATTCTTAACGGTTTCTGTTTCTGCCCAAAAGGCCGAGCGTGACTTGATTCGCAAGGGGAACCGCTTTTTTAAAGATAGTGTGTATGTAAATGCCGAGGTGAACTATCGAAAAGCTTTGGAAGTGAATCCTAAATCAACAGTTTCCATGTTTAATATAGGAAATACGCTGGCCCATCAGAATAAACTCAAGGAGGCTATGGAGCAGTATGTGGCAGCCACTAAATTAGAAAAGGATAAGTCGAGGTTGTCGCAGATTTATCATAATATGGGCGTCATATTACATTCACAGAAAGATTATGCCAAGGCTGTCGAAGCTTATAAGGAGTCATTGCGTAACAATCCGAAAGATGATGAAACACGCTACAACCTTGCACTGGCTCAGAAGATGCTGAATGACCAGCAAAAGCAGAACCAAAACCAAGAGCAAAATCAAGATAAAAACGAGCAACAGAAAGAACAGGAAAAGCAAAAGCAGAATCAAAATCAAGATAAGAATCAGGAACAACAGCAGCAACCACCTGCTAAACCGGAGAAGAATGAGAATGAAATGTCTAAAGACAATGCCGAGCAACTTTTGAACTCGATTATGCAAGATGAAAAAGAGGTGCAGGATAAGGTGAAGAAGCAGCAAGTCATTCAAGGTGGGCGTTTGGAAAAAGATTGGTAA
- a CDS encoding DUF58 domain-containing protein, whose protein sequence is METTELLKKVRQIEIKTRGLSNNIFAGQYHSAFKGRGMAFSEVREYQFGDDIRDIDWNVTARFNKPYVKVFEEERELTVMLLVDVSGSLEFGTVKQMKKDMVTEIAATLAFSAIQNNDKIGVIFFSDRIEKFIPPKKGRRHILYIIRELLDFQAESRRTNIHLGLEYLTNVMKRRCTAFILSDFIDQENFKNAMTIANRKHDVVAIQVYDRRVEELPAVGLMKIKDAETGHEQWIDTSSRAVRRAHREWWLRKQTELNEVFTKSNVDNVSVRTDQDYVKALMNLFAKRN, encoded by the coding sequence ATGGAGACAACAGAACTTTTAAAGAAAGTCCGTCAGATTGAAATAAAGACGCGCGGATTATCCAATAACATCTTTGCCGGACAATATCATTCGGCTTTTAAGGGTAGGGGAATGGCTTTTTCTGAAGTGCGCGAATATCAGTTCGGCGATGATATACGTGACATCGACTGGAATGTCACAGCTCGTTTTAACAAGCCTTATGTAAAAGTGTTTGAGGAAGAGCGTGAGTTGACCGTGATGTTGCTGGTGGATGTTTCGGGTAGTTTGGAGTTCGGAACGGTGAAGCAGATGAAGAAGGATATGGTGACGGAGATTGCCGCAACTCTTGCTTTTTCGGCTATTCAGAACAACGATAAGATTGGCGTTATCTTCTTTTCAGACCGGATAGAGAAGTTTATTCCTCCCAAGAAGGGACGCAGGCATATACTTTATATCATACGAGAGCTGTTGGATTTTCAGGCAGAAAGCCGCCGGACGAACATCCATCTTGGACTGGAGTATCTGACCAATGTGATGAAACGCCGGTGTACCGCCTTCATTTTATCCGATTTTATTGATCAGGAAAACTTTAAGAATGCGATGACTATTGCCAACCGGAAGCATGATGTTGTGGCTATTCAGGTTTACGACCGGCGTGTGGAAGAGTTGCCTGCCGTAGGTCTGATGAAAATCAAGGATGCGGAAACAGGGCATGAACAATGGATTGATACATCTTCACGCGCCGTTCGTCGTGCCCATCGCGAATGGTGGCTCCGTAAGCAGACGGAACTGAACGAAGTGTTTACTAAAAGTAATGTTGATAATGTTTCGGTGCGTACTGATCAGGATTATGTCAAAGCTTTGATGAACTTGTTTGCAAAACGAAATTGA
- a CDS encoding VWA domain-containing protein produces the protein MFRLEEPAYLYLLLLLPLLAAFYLYSNYRRKRAIRKFGDPELMAQLMPDVSKYRPDIKFWLTFGAIGLFIVLLARPQFGSKLETVKRQGVEVMIALDISNSMLAQDVQPSRLQKAKRLVAQLVDKMQNDKVGMIVFAGDAFTQLPITSDYISAKMFLESIDPSLISKQGTAIGAAISLAARSFTPQEGVGRAIIVITDGENHEGGAAEAAKVAAEKGIQVNVLGVGMPEGAPIPMEGTNDYRRDRDGNVIVTRLNEQMCQEIAQAGNGIYVRVDNTNGAQKAISGELDKMSKADVETQVYTDFNEQFQAIAWIILLLLLIEMLIMERKNPLFRNIHLFSNKK, from the coding sequence ATGTTTCGATTGGAAGAACCTGCATATTTATACTTATTGTTGCTGCTACCCCTATTGGCGGCTTTCTATTTGTACTCCAATTATCGAAGGAAGAGAGCCATCCGTAAGTTTGGCGACCCGGAACTGATGGCACAATTGATGCCCGATGTTTCCAAGTATCGTCCGGACATAAAATTTTGGTTGACATTTGGGGCTATCGGATTATTCATAGTCCTGCTGGCCCGTCCGCAATTCGGTTCTAAACTGGAGACGGTGAAGCGTCAGGGAGTGGAGGTGATGATTGCATTGGATATATCTAACTCGATGTTGGCTCAAGATGTACAGCCAAGCCGCTTGCAAAAGGCAAAACGGTTGGTGGCGCAATTAGTCGACAAGATGCAGAATGACAAGGTTGGTATGATAGTTTTTGCCGGCGATGCATTTACGCAGTTGCCTATCACGAGCGATTACATTTCTGCCAAGATGTTTTTGGAGTCCATAGATCCCTCCTTGATATCCAAACAAGGGACGGCTATTGGAGCTGCTATCAGTTTAGCAGCCCGCAGTTTCACTCCACAAGAGGGAGTGGGACGGGCTATCATTGTGATTACCGATGGTGAAAATCATGAAGGTGGTGCGGCAGAAGCTGCAAAGGTTGCTGCGGAGAAAGGCATTCAGGTTAATGTTTTGGGAGTAGGCATGCCCGAAGGTGCTCCGATTCCGATGGAGGGAACGAATGATTATCGCCGTGATAGAGATGGCAATGTTATCGTGACCCGTTTGAATGAGCAGATGTGTCAGGAGATTGCTCAAGCGGGGAATGGAATTTATGTGCGTGTGGACAACACAAACGGGGCTCAAAAGGCAATCAGTGGGGAGCTTGATAAAATGTCAAAGGCAGATGTGGAAACGCAAGTCTACACTGATTTTAATGAACAGTTTCAGGCAATAGCGTGGATTATTTTATTGTTGTTATTGATTGAGATGCTGATAATGGAGCGCAAGAATCCTTTATTTCGCAATATTCATTTATTCTCCAATAAGAAATAA
- a CDS encoding tetratricopeptide repeat protein, translated as MKRVLFSMVLLLVASFIFAQEKIIKEAKSIANEVKPDFAKAESLINQALTNPETKDNADAWDVAGFIQRRRSEKEMENAYLRKPYDTLQVYNSALNMCKYYFKCDELAQIPNEKGKIKNKYRKANAASILAERGNLINGGIQYFNSASQKEGAAATEDNKKALDFFATYINIATNQMFEKENLLQTDTVLPQIAYYASLTAAKMEDYPNVLKYAPYAKNDKEVGKYAMEFISTALKAQGDTINWIASLKEGIQKYPDHSFFFGHLIDYYSNNNKYDEAMKFADDMLTKDPNNTFYLYVKGYLYHNMKDYAKAIEFYTKTVEVDPNYAEAYSNLGLIYCLQAQDFSETATTDVNDPKYKTDQVTLKAFYEKARPNYEKARELKPDQKELWLNGLYRVYYNLQLGSEFEEIEKLMQ; from the coding sequence ATGAAAAGAGTACTATTTTCAATGGTTTTACTACTTGTCGCAAGCTTTATTTTTGCTCAAGAAAAAATTATAAAGGAAGCCAAGAGTATCGCTAACGAAGTAAAGCCGGACTTTGCCAAAGCAGAGTCATTGATTAATCAGGCCCTAACCAATCCTGAGACGAAAGACAATGCCGATGCATGGGATGTAGCAGGATTTATCCAAAGACGTAGAAGTGAAAAGGAAATGGAAAATGCTTATTTAAGAAAGCCTTATGACACGCTTCAAGTATACAACAGCGCATTGAACATGTGCAAATATTACTTTAAATGTGACGAATTGGCGCAAATTCCAAACGAGAAAGGTAAAATTAAGAATAAATATAGAAAGGCAAATGCCGCATCTATTTTGGCAGAACGTGGAAATTTAATCAACGGCGGTATCCAATATTTCAATTCCGCTTCGCAAAAAGAAGGTGCTGCCGCTACAGAAGATAACAAGAAAGCACTTGATTTCTTTGCAACTTACATCAATATAGCAACAAATCAGATGTTTGAGAAAGAAAATCTACTCCAAACAGATACTGTATTGCCTCAAATAGCTTATTATGCAAGTTTAACTGCAGCTAAGATGGAGGATTATCCTAATGTACTGAAATATGCCCCATATGCAAAGAACGACAAAGAAGTTGGGAAATACGCCATGGAGTTTATTTCCACTGCATTAAAAGCCCAAGGTGATACGATTAATTGGATTGCGTCTTTGAAAGAAGGTATTCAAAAATATCCTGATCATTCTTTCTTCTTTGGACATTTGATTGATTATTATAGCAATAACAATAAATATGATGAAGCAATGAAGTTTGCTGATGACATGCTAACTAAAGACCCCAATAACACATTCTATCTATACGTAAAAGGCTATCTTTATCATAATATGAAGGACTATGCTAAGGCTATTGAATTCTATACAAAGACAGTAGAAGTAGATCCCAATTACGCAGAAGCATATTCTAATTTAGGTTTAATATATTGCCTGCAAGCTCAAGATTTCTCTGAAACAGCAACAACAGATGTAAATGATCCCAAATACAAGACTGATCAAGTTACTTTGAAAGCTTTCTACGAAAAAGCAAGACCCAACTATGAGAAAGCAAGAGAACTGAAACCTGACCAAAAAGAACTATGGTTGAATGGTTTGTATAGAGTATACTATAACTTGCAACTGGGTTCGGAATTTGAAGAAATTGAAAAATTGATGCAATAA
- the gyrA gene encoding DNA gyrase subunit A — protein MLEQDRIIKINIEEEMKSSYIDYSMSVIVSRALPDVRDGFKPVHRRILFGMMGLGNTSDKPYKKSARVVGEVLGKYHPHGDSSVYGALVRMAQPWAMRYMLVDGQGNYGSVDGDSAAAMRYTECRLRKIGEDMMTDLDKETVDMQNNFDDSLQEPTVMPTRIPNLLVNGASGIAVGMATNMPTHNLSEVIDACIAYIENNDIDIEELMSYVKAPDFPTGGYIYGMSGVREAYLTGRGRVVMRARAEIESGATHDKIVVTEIPYGVNKAELIKNIADLANEKRIEGISNANDESDREGMRIVIDVKRDANASIVLNKLYKMTMLQTSFGVNNVALVHGRPRILNLKELIKFFIEHRHDVVIRRTQYDLRKAKERAHILEGLIIASDNIDEVIKIIRAAKTPNDAIANLMERFQLSEIQSRAIVEMRLRQLTGLMQDQLHAEYEEIKKQIAYLEEILVNDDLCRKVIKDELIEVKDKYGDGRRSEIVYSSEEFNPEDFYADDEMIITISHLGYIKRTPLSEFRAQNRGGVGSKGTETRDEDFVEHIYPATMHNTMMFFTQKGKCYWLKVYEIPEGTKNSKGRAIQNLLNIDSDDAVNAYLRVKNLNDEDFINSHYVLFCTKNGVIKKTLLEQYSRPRQNGVNAITIREDDRVIEVRMTNGDNEIIIANRNGRAIRFHESAVRVMGRTATGVRGMTLDEDGQDEVVGMICITDPETETIMVVSEQGYGKRSDIEDYRKTNRGGKGVKTMNITDKTGKLVTIKSVTDENDLMIINKSGITIRLKVADVRIMGRATQGVRLINLEKRNDEIGSVCKVNSENEEEFIEGENLLDNPADEINDEIKE, from the coding sequence ATGCTTGAACAAGACAGAATTATAAAGATTAACATCGAGGAGGAAATGAAGTCATCATACATTGACTACTCCATGTCAGTCATTGTTTCGCGTGCCCTTCCGGATGTTAGAGATGGTTTTAAACCCGTTCACCGAAGAATTCTTTTCGGGATGATGGGATTAGGAAATACTTCAGATAAACCTTATAAGAAATCAGCCAGAGTTGTTGGCGAAGTGCTGGGTAAATACCACCCCCATGGTGATTCATCCGTCTATGGTGCCTTAGTCCGCATGGCTCAGCCTTGGGCCATGCGCTACATGTTGGTAGACGGACAGGGCAACTACGGTTCCGTTGACGGCGATAGCGCAGCCGCCATGCGTTATACAGAATGCCGTTTGCGCAAAATCGGCGAAGACATGATGACAGATCTTGATAAGGAAACCGTTGATATGCAGAACAATTTCGACGACTCTTTGCAAGAGCCCACAGTTATGCCGACCCGTATTCCAAACCTTTTGGTGAACGGAGCATCAGGAATTGCGGTAGGTATGGCAACCAATATGCCGACTCACAATTTATCCGAGGTAATTGATGCTTGTATCGCATACATTGAAAACAACGACATTGACATAGAAGAGTTAATGAGCTACGTCAAAGCTCCCGACTTCCCGACCGGCGGATATATATATGGTATGAGTGGGGTTCGTGAAGCCTATCTCACAGGACGCGGGCGTGTAGTGATGCGTGCCCGGGCGGAAATAGAATCTGGTGCAACACACGATAAAATAGTCGTAACGGAGATTCCCTATGGCGTGAATAAAGCCGAACTGATAAAGAACATCGCAGATTTGGCCAATGAAAAGAGGATAGAAGGCATTTCTAACGCCAACGATGAATCCGACCGTGAAGGTATGCGCATCGTCATTGATGTGAAGCGTGACGCCAATGCAAGCATTGTGCTTAATAAGCTTTATAAAATGACTATGCTGCAAACATCGTTTGGTGTCAACAATGTAGCATTAGTACACGGACGCCCTCGTATTTTAAATTTAAAAGAACTCATAAAGTTCTTTATCGAGCATAGACATGATGTAGTAATTCGTCGTACGCAATATGATCTGCGTAAGGCCAAAGAACGTGCACACATATTGGAAGGCCTGATTATCGCATCTGATAACATCGACGAAGTAATAAAAATCATTCGTGCTGCGAAAACCCCTAACGATGCCATAGCAAACTTAATGGAACGCTTCCAATTAAGTGAAATACAATCGCGTGCCATTGTTGAAATGCGTTTGCGTCAGCTCACCGGACTGATGCAAGATCAGCTTCATGCGGAATACGAAGAAATCAAAAAGCAAATTGCATATTTGGAGGAGATTCTGGTTAATGACGATCTTTGCCGTAAGGTCATCAAAGACGAACTGATTGAAGTAAAAGATAAATATGGGGATGGACGTCGTTCCGAAATCGTCTATTCTTCAGAAGAATTCAATCCGGAAGACTTCTACGCAGATGATGAAATGATTATCACAATTTCTCATTTGGGATATATTAAACGTACTCCGTTAAGTGAATTCCGTGCGCAAAATCGGGGTGGGGTAGGTTCCAAAGGTACAGAAACCCGTGATGAAGATTTTGTAGAACACATTTATCCTGCCACTATGCATAACACCATGATGTTCTTCACACAAAAAGGCAAATGCTATTGGCTGAAAGTATATGAAATACCGGAAGGAACCAAAAACTCCAAAGGACGTGCCATCCAGAACCTTCTGAATATCGACTCTGACGATGCGGTGAATGCTTATTTACGTGTTAAGAATCTGAATGACGAAGACTTCATCAACAGTCATTACGTACTTTTCTGTACAAAAAATGGTGTCATCAAGAAGACATTACTCGAACAATACTCACGTCCTCGTCAAAATGGTGTAAATGCCATTACAATTCGAGAAGACGACCGCGTAATCGAAGTGCGTATGACAAACGGAGACAATGAAATAATCATTGCCAATCGTAATGGGCGTGCCATTCGCTTCCACGAAAGTGCAGTGCGTGTCATGGGACGTACCGCCACTGGTGTACGTGGTATGACATTGGATGAAGACGGGCAAGACGAGGTCGTTGGTATGATATGCATAACAGATCCCGAAACAGAAACGATTATGGTAGTTTCCGAACAAGGATACGGCAAGCGTTCTGATATTGAAGATTATCGCAAAACCAATCGTGGAGGTAAGGGGGTAAAGACAATGAATATTACTGATAAAACCGGAAAATTAGTAACGATCAAATCTGTGACCGACGAGAATGATTTGATGATTATTAACAAATCCGGTATCACCATCCGTCTGAAAGTAGCCGATGTGCGTATCATGGGGCGCGCCACACAAGGTGTACGCCTTATCAACCTTGAAAAGCGCAACGATGAAATAGGTTCCGTATGTAAGGTTAATTCAGAAAACGAAGAAGAATTCATAGAAGGCGAGAATCTTCTTGACAATCCGGCCGATGAAATAAATGACGAAATAAAAGAATAG